TGTGGAACTCTGTCTCCCACAAGTAATATCACCTACACTGTATTTCTATTAAATGGCACAGAATCACTTAGAAGCAGAGAAAATTTCCACTTCCACATGGCTAGGATCTGTCACTTACTCACCAAGGGAGGGGAAATGTAATTCCCCAGACCCCCCGGATTCTCCCACCATTTCCATTAAGTGCCCTGAGAAAAACAGCCATTAGAGACAAACTATAAGGAATACTTACATTCTAtaagcaaaggaaagaacataAGGTGGGTGGGGTCATGGATGAGTAAGGGCAGGCCTAGAATGATTATTCTGAAGATATTTTAACAGTGATGAACAGTAGGCCATCATTTGGCTTATTAAAATAGTGCTGGGTAGTGAGAGAGAAGCTGGCACATTTTCCTGTAGATGAGGTGGCCCTGGGGGTTTGAACAACAGTTGGAACACAGCTGCCATGGCTAAAACCAAGCAAGTACAGATGCCACACCAAAGTGGAAGTAATCTCATATCATCCCCTGCTGCCAAATTCAAAATGCCAATGGAGGAAAAGTATTGAAGGAAGTCTTTAAAATAGACTAGATAACTGTTTTAAATACCAATTCTGTGTGTAACTAAAGTTTTTGCCGTTGAGGTCTATGAACAGCAGTTATTAAGTTTAGAGAGCTCAATCAAATGTCCGACTGCTCAGCAAGATGAATGAAATACAACGTGCTCTCTTAGAGTTTGGAATAGCCCCAAAGTCAAAGTCACTGGACATTATTAGACTTTGTAACTCCAAACGTCCTTTAGAAAACGTCCCTCTAgcaatatttttctccttcaagaGCTGTTTCCCTTATAGTGCCGTCCATCATTTTCTATGTTCTCAACCGACAGACTAAAAGTACATGGCACCACTTCtcagttctcatttctcttggaaagATAAGCCAAGGAAGGGaacatttcacacacacacacaaccaactTACCAAATGCTTTCTTAGGTTCTATTAACTTCAATGTAAAgagttcctctttttttaattcctttaactTCTTAGCAACATCATAATGACGCCATCCAAcgatattttctccatttatgcATTCGATATGATCGCCCACACAGATTGTTTTAACTGAGTCAATTGTGCTACCATCTTTAAttctctgaaagaaaattaaagataacatataaaatacaattgTGTAACATTACTTTTCATGCTCTTGAGACATCATATACAATATATTGACATATTAGCAGTGCAGTTTAATGTTCAGTTAAAGACGGAAGGCCAAGGCAACAAAGGACAACCATCTCACCTCATTCGGAATTCCGCTCCATCAGCCACCGCCTCCTCTGAAAAGCTTTTCCTGACATCCCCCAGTCTACCTCCCCCAAGACTGGGGAAGGTGCCACTCTCATACCTCTATAGTAATTTTTGCTACATATGCTGAGCTCTAAGCTAAGCACTTAACATtcgtcatctcatttaattctaacaacCTTTATGAGATTCTCATGTCATAGATCTGGAAAATTGAGGGTTAGGAAGATCAAGGAATTTGCCAAGTTCAACACACCCTAGTGTGATTGTTCATTATGGCTCATCCTCCATTACTGAACTGTGATATCCTTGGGGACAAAGATGGTCTTATTCACCGCTGCATGCCCTGTGCCTAGACAATGCCTGCCCAGCAAAGTCCCTCCATGAGTGACTGCTGAAGCATTTCAACTTGAGGCCCATTGCATGAGAACAGAGACTGAGCTTCTTCTACTGAGTACGTTTTTTAAACCTTAGTTACAAATGCAGTGATTCAAGAACTGGGACAACTTTAGCTAAGAACACTGGTAACTGGTAAGGGACAGGTGTGGTTACCATTTGGAGAGCCAGTAAGAGTGATTTTAGactatcatttttcatttatatatttcagGTGAGGAGAACTTAGGATCCACGGGAAAACTTcaaattgatctttttaaaatctatcttaCTTCTATACAATAAATCTATAGTGCAGAGTCTCAAAATGAGGCCTAAGACTCCCTAAGACAGACGGCACCAAGAATTTCTGAAAGGATTTTAGGGACAAGAGCTCCAGAAATCTCCATACAGGTAACAGCCCTACAAAAGTTGTACAAATTCTACCAAGGGAGTGAGGGATGGGGCAAAACGAAGGCCACACTCTGCCTCAGGAGTCACAAATCCTTCACGGGAATGACAGGACAGAAGTATTAGGGGTTGCTACTATGGTGTAATAAAAGCACGTGTGTTCCCCACTCTTGCCAGCTGAAGGAGTACCGTCCTCTGAATCAGCAGGGTGACTGATCCTGTGTCCAAGAGTTAAGAGAAAAACTGACCTCACGTACCCCAGCATGTCTCCatattatcaggaaaaaaaaattgtgaaaggcTAACCTAGGAAGGTTaggcagttttaatttttaaattttattactatACAGTCATGAGTCATTTAACAACGGGgacgcattctgagaaatgcatctttaggtgattttgtcgctgttcgaacatcacagagtgtcttacacacacctagatggtatatcctgctacacacctaggctacatggtactcatctcatgggaccaccactGTATACgcagtccgttgttgactgaaacgtcattatgtggtgcatgactgaaTACCAAAACTCAGAAGAGGTTTCTTTTTCACCTCAAAATTTTAAGCACATTGCTACGTTCATTGTAATAATAACTGTTAATAGGCTTTGTGCAAATGAAACAATAATGCCAACTCAAACAGAGCTCAttatttataattacaaataGTGAATTATAAAGCAAAGAAACCAGAAACTTCATAATCTGACTGACGTTGTTTTATTATAAGTCCATATTAGCATTATAAGCTAACAGAAACAAAAGTAACCACAACACACCACTCAGTACAACTGGAGTCTCTAAACTGtcacagaaaaataagcaagattAAACAAAAGACTAGagtctaaaaaacaaagaaaaaatctctaTTAAATATTCTGTCACCTGATCACCCTTAAGCCATTAGAGAACGTGAAAATCTTTAACTTTggctttcttaatttttaattctaatttatcTCTTGATACCTtctgaacacatttttttcctttgtcaactACACTATACAAATTTCAGTGTCCCATcacatatttttagttttttaagacattgttataactttattaaaaataagcattacATTAAATTAATTGAGAGATTTTAAAGATATGTATGAATCTTCCCAATAAATTAAAAGTCAGAGTAATGGAAATTTAGGTTTGCCTGGACCTATGAATGGCCACAGAGGTCACCAGCAGAATGCCCAGACGGTGGGAGGAAAGGCAGTTACCAGAAGTCAGAGCAGGCAGCAAGGCGAGAATCCAGGTGGGCAAGAGAAGAGTCAGAGCATATGTAATCATCAGGGGCAGCGGATAAGGATCTAGGATGAAGAGACAGGAAAATCAACATAAGAAATCTGGAGAAGAGAACCATAAGGTGGACCAGACGTAGAAGCAAAGTGGGAGACACTGATTATATATTTTGTGGTACCCAAGCCTTGGCCTCCCTTGTGCATAGACTAAAGGTAGCAATTGAGACAAGATTCCAAAATCTAATATACTTTGATAATCACATCATAACTTGATAGAGATTGATAACATTGCTAAAAGTGCTACTTGGAAACAAAGGactaggaagaaaaaaggagaggcaTTAATTCTATACTTATATTTACTGAGTCACAATATCATTCTCTATAACACTTGGAACTTTGTCCCATCTGGCTTTGGAGCTTAATGCTGCaaaaagcagagaagacaaatattttttggagATAGGATTTACAACATGACTAAACTTCGAGGTTCCTAACCATTTCAGACCATTATTATAGTATCGTCCATCATTCCATCCCCTATATTTACAGAACTCTGTCTTCTCAGCACAGAGATCAGCAGGCCTCTAGGGCAGCGTCCCACCCTCTTCAAAGTCTTAGGCATCAGATCCAAGGTTGTTTGTCAGATTCAAGGTTGTCTGAGCTGCATGCCCTCCTGCCACAGTCAGCTCTGCTGGCTGAACCTTTGAGATCTGTGCTGCTGAACCTCTCAACACTGTCCTCAAACCTTGTTTCATAATGATAAACTAACATTCATTTAACAATGCGAACagttatttcatttagtcctcacaacaagcTTCATTCCAGTAATGAATGGGCAAAACAAGGTACAATGATTACATGGCTTGACCAAAATAACACAACAGACAACAGAACTGGGTTTCAAACAAAGGTGGTACCACCGCAGACTCTAGGACCCTAAATTATGAagaagcccaaaatatttaccatctagcCCTTTACACAGATGTTTGCCAACTCCAGTCTTCAACTGTTCTAGGAATGTATGGGTTTTGTTATAAGCACACTCTGAATTTTCTGATTAAATTACCTACATAGTCTTGTTCTGAGAAACTTAGAGACTTAGGTACTAAAATCATGAATGTTTAATCTGTTATCTTTTCACCTGAAATATTTCATCATGtactatatttatttaatttatttaaactaaaaacaaaaacaaaaataattcactCATTCCTCTCACCCTCCAcatcccacctctggcaaccaccaatctgttccctgTATCCTTGAGCTTAGTtgcttttagacattttttttttaattccacacaTGCGATAGATcgtacactatttgtctttccctgtctgacttatttaatttagcataatgccctcaaggttcatccatgttgtcacaaacagcaagatttcattcttttttatggctgaaaaatacaccattatttatatataaactacaatttctttatccattaatccatcaatggacatttaagttgtttctatatcttggatattgtaaataatgccgcaatgaacataggggtgcatatatctttccaaattagtgttttcattttcttcagataaatactcagaagtggaattgatcatatggtagttctctctttaatcttttaaggaatctccatactttttcccAGAGTGGCtacacaaatttacattcctaccaacagtacacaaggattcccttttctgcatatcctcgccaacactttttatttctattgtttttgataacagccattctaacaggtgtgagaggtaatatctcattgtggttttgatttgcatctccttgatgattagtgatgttgagcacattttcatgtacctggcagtcacttgtatgtcttctttggaaagataactgttcagatcttctgcccatttttcaatcaaatTGGGGTTTTTTGGCTATGGAGTTGTATGagtctttatatactttggatattaaccccttatcagatatatgatttgcaaatattttctcccattcagtaggttgcctttttattctgttgatgatttcctttgctgtgcagctttttagtttgatatagtcccacttgtttatttttgcttctgttgccttcGCTTTTGGCGTTAAATTCAAAAATCATcactaagacctatgtcaagaaGCTTACAACCTACGTTTGCTTCTAGGAGTCTTTTagcttcaggtcttacactcaagtctttaaatccattctgagttaattgttgtgtatgatgtaagatagtggccagtttcattcttttgcaactcactgtccaattttcccaacaccctttattgaGGCCATCCTTATatagagactgtcctttccccattgtatatccttggctcccttgtcataaattaattgaccacttttgtgtgggtttatttctgggctctctattctgttccattgacctagtgtctgtttttatgccaataggGAATACTATAgctttaattactatagctttgtaatataatttgaaatcagggagagtgatgcctccagctttgttcttctttctcaggattgctttggctatttagggtcttttatggttccacacaaattttaggactgtttgttctatttctgtgaaaaacgccgttggaattttgatagggattgcattgaatctgaagattgttttgggtagtatggacattttaacaatattaattcttcccatccacaagcatgagatatctttccatttatttgttccttcttaaatttctttcatcaatgtcttatattttgcaatatataggtctttcacctccttggttaagtttattcctgggtatttcattctttttgatgcaattataaatgggattgttttcttaatttctctttctgatagtcattattagtgtacagaaCACAGCCAACTTTTgcgtattgattttgtatcctgcaactttactgaattcatttattagttctaacagttttctgatgaaGCCTtaagggttttctacatataatatcatgtcatatgcaaatagtgaaagtcttacttcttcttttccaatttgggtgccttttctttctttttcttgcctgattgctctgcccaagacttccaatactatgttgaataaaagtggcaagaacgggcatccttgtctgtacctgattttagaggaaaagctttcagcttttcatcattgagtataatattagctgtgggcttgtcatatatggcctttattatattgaggtatagtccctctatacccacttggttgagagtttttatcataagtggatgttgaattttgtcagatgctttttctgcatctattcagatgatcatttatccttcattttgttaatgtggtttatcacattcattgatttgtggatacTGAACCaatcttgcatccctggaataattCCCAATTgatcatctttttaatgtattgttgtatttgatttgctaatattttatcgaagatttttgcatctatgttcatcagggatattggcctgcaattttcttttcttgtggcatccttatctggttttggtatcagggtaatgctggcctcgtaaaatgagtttcAAAGAGTTCCCttcacttctatttttttggaagaatttgaagaggataggtattaattcttcgttgaatgtttggtagaatttaccagtgaatccatctggtcctagactttttttgttgagaggtttttgcttactgattcaatctccttactagtaatcagtctgttcagattttctatttcaacatgattcagtcttggtaggttgtatgtttctaggaatttatctatttcttctaggttgtccaacttgttagcatataattgttcatagtagtctcatataatcctttgtattctgTCATATCAGTTGTaactctcctttcatttctgattttatttgagtcttttttcttggtgagtctagctaaaggtttgtcagttttgtttaccttttcaaagaaccaggtcttagtttcattgatcttttctttttttttttttttttttgaggaagattagccctgagttaactactgccagtcctccttttctttgctgaggaagcctggccctgagctaacatccgtgcccatcttcctctactttacatgtgggacacctaccacagcatggcgttccaagcggtgccatgtccgcacccgggatctgaaccggcgaaccccggaccgctaagaagcagaacatgcgaacttaaacactgtgccaccgggccagcccctcatggatcttttctattgtctttttagtctctctttcctttatttctgctcttatctttatttccttccctctactaattttgggcttcatttgttctttttctagttccttgaagtatAAAGTTAGGGTGTTTGcaacttttcttatttcttgaggtaaGCCTATATCACCGTGAActtcctcttagaactgtttttgttGCATCCCCTAAATGCAGAACCATGCAACATATTAAATGCATTTCTCTGCCATTGATCTTATCTCATAATTATGTAATGCATTACTATTGCTattattaaattacaaattatGAGTATTGTCAAACATTTTATATGTCATTACTTTATACTCAAATAACCCTACACAGTATGTGCTAGTATTCCCTTTGAaagaaggctcagagaagtttaacaacttgtccaagatcacacagcaagtaaataATGGTTGGACCAAGACTAAAAGCAGGCCTGAGGGCTTCTAAAGCCCATGCTCCTATGCACCACACTGCACCACCTCCCTAAGCAGAGAATCCTTCCTCCTTACCCTTACCTGAATCCATACTACACTGTCCTACTCTGACTTTCAGCCACTGCTGGAAGCATATCAAGTACTCACTTCAGCGGCATATACACAAAAATtggaaacacacagaaaagatgAGCAGGCTCCCTGCACAAGGATGACACGCAAACTGGAACATTCCATCTTTTTCTGCTTATCTTGATGAAAAGAAACTCTGGAAGGGTAAgccagaaattaatgaaattgattACTTCccaggaaagggagaaatgagTAACGGGATAGAAGGGATGGGGAAGAGTGACCCATCTCTGAATATATCTTTTCATAAGTTTTGGCTTTTGAAACACATTGGTATTTTATGtagtcagaaaataaaatcaaaacaaggaTGAGGGGAGAAATACAACCTCAATTCAAAGAGAAGCAATTGGATTCAACAGTATTTCAAATGAATAGCATAATCACCAGGGGGAAAGGGGCAGGAAAGAAGCTattccagggggccagcccagtggcacaacggttaagctCACACATCCTGCTTCTCGatgacctggggtttgccggatcggatcccgggtgcggacatggcaccacttggcacgccattctgtggcaggcatcccacatataaagtagaggaagatgggcatggatgttagctcagggccagtcttcctcagcaaaaagaggaggactggcagtagttagctcagggctaatcttcctaaaaaaaaaaaaaaaaaaaaaccctattccAAGTAACTTCTGAATAGAATACTttgattatatacatatatttaaagacaaaaaatgcatataaatctTGAACTCTTCTTAATAGGTTTATTCTTCATAGTAATATGGAtacagcaattctgaaactattttgcGTATATTGTATGTCtaagcaaatgagtaaatattataacgattttaaaaagtaaatattttaatgtggaaGCCAAGGAAGAACACTGTGAGGCAGCATTAAAAATGGAGGCATAATTATAAATTCATAACTTCTAAAGTACATTTTTCCAGCCCTGCCACTGAAAGGTCGTAGTAACAATGACACTCCAGCAGCAATAAATGAGTGCAACCAGCATCCAAAGCTTTATTTCGAAATACTAGTCCTGACTAAAAAAACCAaagctccttgaagaaatggttgattccaggcCCGGGGAAAAGATAAACGATGAACGTAGAATATCTTGTGCCAAAAAGGAAGGAACTTCACAATAAGATGCTGGGGGCCATGTCAAAAAGACTCAGGAGCCAGCTGAAGGGGACTCCTGCAGgtcaaatcttaaaaaatttgAGCATCGAAATAAGTGATGGTAATGGACTATaacccactgaataaaataagaaatcatgTGTCCGTACTgataaatagataagtaaataaataagtggaatgCCTTTTTACAatagaatgttttaaagaaatatatgagaaatgatggaattagaaaaatcaccattttgaaACCATTATAGTAAAAACTGATTCAGGCAAAACTCATCAACAGATGCTAAATCTGTGGGGTGCAAGAGAACAGGGTATTTTCATAATCTCAAAATACCTCCCCACAAATtcttaattacaaaggaaaatacGATAACTTGGCAGTGAATAAGACTGGCAGACACTATCTTAGAGAAGCGACAAAAATTAACGTCATAAACAGACAAACTAACATAATGCACTTTCTGATGTGGTGCACTGAGAAAGACATGACATCACTTACCTACCTACTTTTCCTGCCAAAAATACATACACTGTTTCTCAACATGAAGAAACATCAGAGAGGCCAAATTGAGGGACATCCTCTAAAAATCTGAGGAATTGTTGTAGAATAAAGACAACTaaaaagacatgacaactaaatgaaatgcATGGTCCTGGATTGGACCTATACTAGAGCAAAAAAATGCTACAGAGAACATTAGGACAACTGATGAAACTGCAATATGGACATGAGACTGAAAGTATTGGATCAATGTTAGATTTTATGAATTTCCTAATTGCACTGCAGTTATATATAAGACAATATCCTTGTTCTTAGTAACTACATTCTGAAGTATCAATGGGTAAAGGGGCATAATACATGCAATCCAATTTTTCAAATGGCTCAGGAAagattacatatatttttatttatgggtATAACAATACAGCAAATGTGGCAAATGGAAAAAATTGGAGATTTGGGTAAAGGGTATTATGGAAGTTCTCTGTATTATTATTACAATCTTTCAGTAAGTTTGAAATTACCCCCCAcgcacaattttttttaaaatcatattaacCATGTACACAGTATGACATTCATCTCTCTTCTACGTGGACCTGTGAGTTGGCAGTTTGGCTTACACTCCACTTTCTCTTTGCCACTATGTTCTCTGCCTCCAGAGGACTAGTGACTAGTACTCTGAGGCAGGCACGTATTCAATGAGgcgttaaaaaaaaataggaacacAAGCTCTGAACATCAGATGCTAAGATCTAAAAAGTCCACGCATGTTTGCAAAACTTCCAAGCCCTCCCCTGCTGACATTAGAAAGGCATTGCTGCATGTGTCTCATGTCCTGAGCTTCCCCCGGATAATCCCACATGACTTTCCCAACTCACGGATTTTCCATTTGGTCACCCACTCAACCTTCAGCACAGTCATATCTCTTGCAGAGCTAAAAATAGCCATTCTATCAAGTGGGAAGTTAAATAAAGTACTATTTACAGTGAAGAAGATAACTTCCctaagactatttttttaatgatgacaACGTATCAGCAAATCAAGGTTCTGGACAAAATAAAGGCACGAAAAGTGCTCTGTTGCATGAAGTTTATCACTAATTCTTAGCTCAGTGGATAGGAATgccagctctggagtcagagctcttggattcaaatcctgaattTGTCCAGATGCATAACTCTGGGCAAGCTCCTTAACTTTCCTGATCCTGTTTCCATGGCTTTCAAATAGAGGTTGATAATAGTGCCTACCCACGGACAGATCTCACAGCCATCATGTTgaacagagaagccagaaaaaacAGAGTACGTAATATACCCCTCCACTTAGGTGAAGTGCAAGAACAAGCAAAACTATGGAACAGAGGTCAGAATAGTGGCCACCTTTGTGACGGAAGAGTactgactgggaaggggcacaggGGAGCCTTCCAGGAGGTGGAAACGTTTCCCTTGAGCTGGGGGGTGGTTACACAGGTATATGTAAACATCCATTAAGCTATACATTAAAAATTTGTTACATCTTGGGGCctagccctgtggcccagtggttaagtttgcacgctccactgcaggcggcccagtgcttcgtcaGTTCGagccctgggcacggacacggcactgctcatcgagacacgctgaggcggcatcccacatgccacaactagaaggacccacaactaagaatatacaactatgtaccgggggccttcggggagaaaaaggaaaaaaataaaatctttaaaaaaaaaaaaatgtgttacatctcaacaaaaatgtaaagaaaaagaaaaaaaccacagtaGCAACCacatagaattgttgtgaggattaaatgagaaaatgtacgCACAGTGCCCAGTACATGATAAGCATTCTATATAAAGTCAGCTGTTATTACACGTGCTTAataatagaattattatttttgagatgAGTCTACTTTTCTTTTTACCACCCCTCTGTTCTTACAGTTTTTCATACCATTTCAAActtccttctcttgcttttgCAGCTTTATATTGTTCTCCTTGtatttaaataaagcaattatatagtttagaacattttgaagaacatttttttaaaaagtaaataaggtaGCCAAAAATACAGGcacttgggggccggcccagcagcacagtggttaagttcacacgttccacttccgcggcccagggtacgccagtttggttcctgggtgcggacctacgcactgcctgtcaagccacgctgtggcaggcatcccacatataaagtagcggaagatgggcatggatgttagcccatggccagtcttcctcagcaaaaagaagaggattggcagcagatgttagctcatggccagtctttctcagcaaaaagaagaggattggcagcagatgctagctcagggctaaacttcctcaaaaaacaaacgaAAGGGGAcggctcggtggcgcagcagttaagcgcacacgttccacttcagcggccgggggttcactggtttggatcccaggtacggacatggcaccagttggcatgccatgctgtggtaagcgtcccacatataaagtggaggaggatgggcacaatgttagctcagggccagtcttcctcagcaaaaagaagaggattgacagcagttagctcagggctagtcttcctcaaaaaaaaaaaaaaagaaaagaaaaatacaggcaCTTGGAAATAACACTACGTCAATGGAAATCAGCATGGAAGCCATCAGATGTTAATGGACTACAGATCCACAAGAGCTCATCTGGATAATGAGTAGACACCAGGGCCAGGCTTTCCTTTCCAGGAAGTTCTAAATTCCAGAGGAAGTTTAAACGGAAAGAAATTCAAGGAAAGGGTAAACAAAAAATGATGCCTTTgaaacttttttaaaggaaacattaCCAATCCATCCATCCCTGCTGAGCCAGCTCTCACTCTGAAGatcattttcaagtttctttGACCTGGTAAATTCTCTTAAATGTTACCTTCAGTTAGGTTGGTCACACAGTTATTTTTTCAGACTTACCTTTATAAAAGCATAGCCAACACCATTATCCGTAATGGTGAGACCAAGGGAATCCTCAGACTTATAGACATCCACTTCTTTTCTGATCCCTTTCACGTGGGCAAATATGAAATCTTCAAGACCCAGTTGTCCTCCTAAGAGTTTTTCCATGTCAACTTTAGGGGTGTTTAAAGTGCAATACAAGATctgcaagaagaaagaaatatgttaGGTCAGTTTCCATCAGGATACCATTCTAGTCattagtttaataaatatttgagtgaaaTAGTCCAGAATTTATGATGCAGAAGGTTACATCATTACTTTTAGGTCATACGTATTGAGTGTTTCCCATAgggcaggctctgtgctaagcaatttacatccattatctcatttaatccccacaatcaCTTTATAAATACATTACCAtctccatattacagatgaggaaatcgaggctgAGTGagagtaagtaacttgcctaagatcacaaaCCCAGCACTTGCCAGAGCCAAGATTCAAGTTCAGGGCTTACCAACTTCCAAGTGGTTTAAACTCCTATGTTACCCGCCATATAGAATGCCGAAATCGAAGGCTGTGTTCCCAAAGGGAAGGTCGTGATCTGTATGCTAC
The nucleotide sequence above comes from Equus przewalskii isolate Varuska chromosome 24, EquPr2, whole genome shotgun sequence. Encoded proteins:
- the GIPC2 gene encoding PDZ domain-containing protein GIPC2 isoform X3 — its product is MWKALILYCTLNTPKVDMEKLLGGQLGLEDFIFAHVKGIRKEVDVYKSEDSLGLTITDNGVGYAFIKRIKDGSTIDSVKTICVGDHIECINGENIVGWRHYDVAKKLKELKKEELFTLKLIEPKKAFEIEPRSKGGKSSVEKIGTAKGTLRLRSKGPATVEEVPSETKAKAIEKIDDLLELYMGIRDPDLATTMFEAGKDKGNPDEFAVALDEALGDFAFPDEFVFDVWGAVGDAKRG